Proteins encoded in a region of the Candidatus Moanabacter tarae genome:
- the fptA gene encoding Fe(3+)-pyochelin receptor, translating into MVPVGGRELFNFSTELLKPGSYILSLALMIAFSITLSKADENARLIELDEFIAEETLLEETETLLPTERKVSSVFGSARSLMEIPRSVSVINPETLKEHDLDDVYELADRIAGATVVNFYGIAGIPHTRGLYTSNYFNGMQRVWNRNGYPTSFGSLESLDYIKGPTPALYSASSPGGYINFIPKSPYFDEFRGSAKFTYGSYNQFNTQLDIGGPTLLLRNPSAWRLSLTYQNADTYYNGLSNDYLSAYAAAKVKLSDNISFFMGGEYYLYRGDERVGWNRVTQDLIDNSHYIVGDPLNDLTREVIEMPNAWGGYLGQRIINQTPGRTSREAIESTAPFGGILGNFNRSAKFNPNDLSKEAIRFFSFVGGLKNCGNPFFYQMSGSGCTSHLVETVKISGRQNLSSPDDFADTDNILLFWDAVISNSEQFSITNKVYFESYSRHKYSDYGYAEEGENSTIENKIIVEHKMSNKPIIDSFVYGTSIRFEDALAKTDFTAEPFSRRDITKLKNFNTILPTGGDRNRDGLTFWDPYGSNKTKLITYGVFFTADLKATDRVNLILNGRLDHANWFDRKRPDDISFNSFTPKPGDLIGDEMGEGDKNYFNWSISGIRKFTDTLSGYISYHRGTSFQGYYVSGGIANNEGDTNFMENVLAEAGIKVVSKELNLYGSFNVYHIDLQEFDDRGGFATDQRGRGIECDLTWEPNDWLSLSAAISWQEHFYRTRTLVGGFVPLNASQMVMYAGSTYLDFGLQEWRGKDGIAGDGPRHAIPEWTGNFYVRIQTPRGITIGIGPVFTDSQFLNADRTLRLPSSLVWNGRVSYSSGAWELALSGTNLFSEDYFFPSDSFASNAIVTKAPTAEWKTSITYHF; encoded by the coding sequence ATGGTACCGGTTGGAGGAAGAGAGTTGTTTAATTTCAGCACAGAGCTTTTGAAACCTGGAAGTTATATTCTCAGTCTTGCTCTCATGATAGCGTTCTCTATCACGCTATCCAAAGCCGATGAGAACGCCCGCCTTATCGAACTTGATGAGTTCATTGCGGAGGAAACCCTTCTGGAAGAAACAGAAACACTGTTACCGACAGAACGAAAGGTTAGCTCAGTCTTTGGTTCGGCTCGTTCTCTCATGGAAATCCCCCGTTCAGTCTCAGTTATCAATCCTGAGACTCTTAAGGAGCATGACCTTGATGATGTATATGAACTAGCAGACCGAATAGCAGGTGCTACAGTTGTCAATTTTTACGGGATAGCAGGAATACCCCATACTCGGGGTCTTTACACATCCAACTACTTTAATGGAATGCAGAGGGTGTGGAATAGAAATGGATATCCGACCTCATTTGGTTCTCTCGAGTCACTTGATTATATCAAAGGTCCTACTCCCGCACTGTACAGTGCTTCCTCTCCTGGTGGATACATAAATTTCATCCCAAAGTCTCCCTATTTTGACGAGTTCCGAGGTTCAGCTAAATTCACCTACGGTTCCTATAATCAATTTAATACCCAGCTAGATATCGGTGGACCTACACTTTTATTAAGGAATCCTTCTGCCTGGAGGCTGTCTTTAACTTACCAAAATGCCGACACCTATTACAATGGCCTGTCGAATGACTACCTATCAGCCTACGCCGCCGCCAAAGTAAAGCTGTCAGATAACATCTCCTTCTTCATGGGAGGTGAATATTATCTTTATCGAGGGGACGAAAGAGTAGGCTGGAATCGCGTGACCCAGGATCTAATAGACAACAGTCACTACATAGTAGGCGATCCGCTGAATGATCTTACTAGAGAAGTGATCGAAATGCCAAACGCATGGGGTGGATATCTTGGTCAAAGAATCATCAACCAAACTCCTGGACGGACTAGTCGCGAAGCAATTGAATCGACCGCTCCCTTTGGTGGGATCCTGGGTAACTTTAATCGCAGTGCTAAGTTTAACCCAAATGATCTGTCAAAAGAGGCAATAAGATTCTTTTCCTTCGTTGGGGGGCTAAAAAATTGCGGAAATCCCTTCTTTTACCAGATGTCGGGAAGCGGTTGCACCTCTCATTTGGTTGAGACAGTTAAGATATCAGGAAGGCAAAACCTTTCGAGTCCTGACGATTTCGCGGATACCGACAATATTTTACTCTTCTGGGACGCGGTTATTTCCAACTCCGAACAATTTTCCATAACTAACAAAGTCTATTTTGAGTCCTACAGCCGACACAAGTATTCAGACTATGGCTACGCCGAGGAAGGTGAAAATTCTACAATAGAAAATAAAATTATCGTAGAACATAAGATGTCCAATAAGCCGATTATCGATTCGTTTGTATACGGAACGTCGATACGGTTTGAAGATGCTCTGGCTAAAACAGATTTCACGGCGGAACCATTCAGCAGACGCGATATTACGAAACTAAAAAATTTCAACACAATCCTTCCAACTGGCGGTGACCGAAATCGAGACGGTCTAACCTTTTGGGATCCTTATGGTTCTAATAAGACAAAGCTGATAACCTACGGTGTATTTTTCACCGCTGATCTGAAAGCAACGGACCGCGTCAACCTAATTTTAAATGGCCGTCTTGATCATGCTAACTGGTTCGACCGAAAACGCCCGGACGATATCAGCTTCAATAGTTTCACTCCGAAACCAGGTGATTTAATCGGAGACGAAATGGGTGAAGGAGACAAGAATTACTTCAACTGGAGTATAAGCGGTATCAGGAAATTTACAGACACGCTATCCGGTTACATTTCATACCATCGAGGCACCTCCTTTCAAGGTTACTATGTCTCAGGCGGTATAGCGAACAACGAGGGTGACACGAACTTCATGGAAAACGTACTCGCAGAGGCAGGCATCAAAGTCGTGTCGAAGGAGTTGAATCTCTACGGTAGCTTTAATGTTTACCACATTGACCTCCAAGAATTCGACGATAGAGGCGGTTTCGCTACCGATCAACGTGGTCGAGGCATTGAGTGTGACCTTACTTGGGAACCAAACGATTGGCTCTCTTTATCCGCTGCTATTTCCTGGCAGGAACACTTTTACAGAACCAGGACATTGGTTGGTGGATTTGTTCCCTTGAATGCTTCCCAGATGGTTATGTACGCTGGATCTACCTACCTTGATTTTGGACTTCAGGAATGGAGAGGAAAGGATGGCATCGCCGGAGATGGACCGCGTCATGCCATACCCGAATGGACAGGTAATTTTTACGTTCGCATCCAAACACCCAGGGGAATCACCATTGGTATCGGACCCGTGTTTACGGATAGCCAATTCCTCAATGCGGACCGGACTTTAAGACTTCCCAGCTCGCTAGTCTGGAACGGTCGAGTCTCCTACTCGTCCGGAGCCTGGGAGCTAGCTCTGTCCGGCACGAATCTATTCAGTGAAGACTATTTCTTCCCTTCGGATAGCTTCGCATCGAATGCAATTGTCACCAAAGCTCCCACTGCGGAGTGGAAGACAAGTATCACCTACCACTTCTGA